In a single window of the Papaver somniferum cultivar HN1 chromosome 8, ASM357369v1, whole genome shotgun sequence genome:
- the LOC113304929 gene encoding sugar transport protein MST6-like yields the protein MAGGMAIQADTEDYGGKITMFVLMTCLVAATGGLIFGYDLGISGGVTSMDVFLEKFFPSVYKKMQDDTGKTNQYCKFDSQLLTSFTSSLYIAALVASFAASITTRIFGRKVSMLAGGIIFLIGSALNGAAMNVTMLILGRILLGIGVGYANQSVPVYLSEMAPAKLRGALNMGFQLAITIGILAANLVNYGSAKIKGGYGWRVSLALAAVPAIIMTLGAIFLPDTPNSLLERGHQEKAKTMLQKIRGNQEVEEEFQDLIEASEAAKKIEHPWRNILQPRYRPQLIMSIMIPFFQQFTGINVIMFYAPVLFKTIGFGDDAALMSAVITGLVNMFATFVSIGTVDRVGRRMLFLEGGIQMLICQILVGVILGMKFGVEGVGSMSKSSSYLVLFLICAYVAAFAWSWGPLGWLVPSEIFPLEIRSAGQAINVSVNMFFTFIIAQAFLTMLCHMKFGLFFFFGGFVLIMTLFIFFFLPETKNVPIEEMNNIWKKHWFWGKYIPDDAIIGVHHTSEKVSDH from the exons ATGGCAGGAGGTATGGCAATTCAAGCAGATACAGAGGATTATGGTGGAAAGATTACCATGTTTGTGCTCATGACTTGTCTGGTAGCGGCAACTGGTGGCCTCATCTTTGGTTACGACTTGGGAATTTCAGGAGGGGTAACGTCAATGgatgtgtttttagagaaattttttCCTTCAGTGTATAAAAAGATGCAAGATGATACCGGTAAAACAAATCAGTATTGCAAATTTGATAGTCAGTTGTTGACAAGCTTCACTTCTTCTCTGTACATTGCGGCTTTGGTTGCTTCATTTGCTGCTTCTATAACAACAAGAATCTTCGGCAGAAAAGTTTCCATGCTTGCAGGAGGGATTATATTTTTAATTGGTTCGGCCCTAAACGGTGCTGCAATGAATGTCACGATGCTCATCCTTGGCCGAATACTACTCGGTATAGGTGTAGGGTACGCCAACCAGTCTGTTCCAGTTTATCTGTCAGAAATGGCACCTGCAAAACTGAGAGGAGCCCTGAATATGGGATTTCAATTAGCTATCACAATTGGAATATTGGCAGCAAATCTGGTGAACTACGGTTCAGCCAAGATCAAGGGTGGATATGGATGGAGAGTTTCATTGGCTCTCGCAGCTGTACCAGCAATCATAATGACTCTTGGTGCCATTTTCCTTCCGGACACTCCAAATTCACTCCTCGAAAGAGGTCATCAAGAGAAGGCTAAAACCATGTTGCAGAAAATCCGAGGAAACCAAGAAGTCGAAGAAGAATTTCAAGACCTTATCGAGGCAAGTGAAGCAGCAAAGAAGATTGAACATCCATGGAGGAACATACTGCAGCCAAGATATAGGCCTCAACTCATCATGTCCATTATGATTCCGTTCTTCCAACAGTTCACTGGTATCAACGTCATCATGTTTTATGCACCAGTCCTCTTTAAAACTATAGGCTTCGGTGATGATGCCGCCCTTATGTCTGCTGTTATCACTGGACTCGTCAATATGTTTGCTACTTTTGTTTCTATTGGCACAGTGGACAGAGTTGGTCGAAGAATGTTATTCCTCGAAGGTGGAATTCAGATGCTCATCTGTCAg ATCTTAGTAGGAGTCATACTCGGCATGAAATTTGGTGTTGAAGGTGTTGGATCCATGTCCAAGTCGAGCTCATATCTAGTATTGTTCTTGATTTGTGCTTATGTTGCGGCGTTTGCATGGTCATGGGGACCCTTGGGTTGGTTGGTTCCAAGTGAAATCTTCCCTCTAGAGATTAGATCAGCAGGGCAAGCCATCAACGTATCAGTCAACATGTTCTTTACCTTTATCATTGCTCAAGCATTCCTTACAATGCTTTGTCACATGAAGTTTGgtctattcttcttctttggcGGCTTCGTCTTGATAATGactctcttcattttcttcttcttacctGAGACAAAGAATGTaccaattgaagaaatgaacAATATATGGAAAAAACATTGGTTCTGGGGTAAATATATCCCCGATGATGCTATCATTGGTGTCCACCACACATCCGAGAAGGTTTCTGATCACTGA